In a genomic window of Infirmifilum sp. NZ:
- a CDS encoding AAA family ATPase, with product MGYFDPEPKTRRTDFFDYEEQLEEFRRGLKYSKLVAVAGLRRYGKTSLILTALNEMKAEYVFFDCRLLPSGMLSIHDVISLLERELSRRSWFRSLAETIEGVEVGGFGVRFRRRDFSTLVSVLERLEGRVLVLDEVQELRRSRYRFDSLLAHLYDHADVKVVVSGSQIGMMYRFLRVENPSAPLFGRPFYTVRLRPLGRGPAREFLLRGFEQEGLEPPADMVEEALDLFDGVIGWLTYFGYSYSRLGVRDLRSVLEMAARLAYEELSHALQIYGVARPRYEAVLKITAERDPASWSEILRYVESRVGRVPRNTLSGIIKNLTDMGLLEKTAEGYRVPDPVLRHAVRTFLKA from the coding sequence TTGGGCTACTTCGACCCCGAGCCTAAAACCAGAAGAACTGACTTCTTCGACTACGAGGAGCAGCTCGAGGAGTTCAGGCGCGGGCTCAAGTATTCGAAGCTTGTCGCCGTGGCGGGCTTAAGGAGGTACGGCAAGACCTCCCTGATCCTAACCGCTCTGAACGAGATGAAGGCAGAGTACGTGTTCTTCGACTGCAGGCTCCTACCCTCGGGGATGCTGTCCATCCACGACGTCATCTCCCTACTCGAGAGGGAGCTCAGCCGCAGGAGCTGGTTCAGGTCGCTAGCGGAGACCATCGAGGGGGTAGAGGTGGGCGGCTTCGGGGTCAGGTTCAGGCGCAGGGACTTCAGCACGCTCGTCAGCGTTCTCGAGAGGCTAGAAGGGAGGGTTCTGGTCCTCGATGAGGTTCAGGAGCTACGCAGGTCGAGGTACAGGTTCGACTCGCTTTTAGCGCACCTCTACGACCACGCGGACGTTAAGGTTGTTGTCTCTGGGTCCCAGATAGGAATGATGTACCGGTTCCTCCGCGTCGAAAACCCGTCAGCCCCGCTGTTCGGGAGGCCGTTCTACACTGTGAGGCTGAGGCCTCTGGGCAGGGGGCCAGCGCGCGAGTTCCTGCTGAGGGGCTTCGAGCAGGAGGGCCTAGAGCCGCCCGCCGACATGGTGGAGGAGGCGCTGGACCTGTTCGACGGTGTTATCGGTTGGCTGACCTACTTCGGCTACTCCTACTCGAGGCTGGGGGTCAGAGACCTGCGCTCTGTGCTCGAGATGGCCGCTAGGCTAGCTTACGAGGAGCTGAGCCACGCTCTCCAGATCTACGGTGTGGCGAGGCCCAGGTACGAGGCTGTCCTGAAGATCACCGCCGAGAGGGATCCGGCTTCGTGGTCTGAGATCCTGAGGTACGTCGAGTCGCGCGTAGGGAGGGTTCCCAGGAACACGCTCAGCGGCATAATCAAGAACCTCACCGACATGGGGCTACTCGAGAAAACAGCGGAGGGCTACAGGGTCCCTGATCCGGTCCTGCGCCACGCTGTTAGAACGTTCCTTAAGGCTTAG
- a CDS encoding HPr family phosphocarrier protein, whose translation MVREVKLKIVNKSGLHARPAAVFVQTAKSFSSKIVVRKGGRSADSKNILQLLSLGVDMGDEIEIVADGPDEDKAIEQLTKLLLEVLPEQDK comes from the coding sequence ATGGTTCGCGAGGTAAAGCTAAAGATAGTTAACAAGAGCGGTCTTCACGCTAGGCCGGCGGCCGTGTTTGTCCAGACCGCCAAGAGCTTCTCCTCGAAAATCGTTGTGAGGAAGGGGGGCAGGTCCGCCGACTCGAAGAACATCCTCCAGCTTCTTTCCCTCGGGGTGGACATGGGGGACGAGATCGAGATCGTCGCCGACGGCCCTGACGAGGATAAAGCGATCGAGCAACTCACCAAGCTACTGCTGGAGGTCCTGCCCGAGCAGGACAAGTAG
- the ptsP gene encoding phosphoenolpyruvate--protein phosphotransferase: MRLKGLVASPGIAIGKVSVLRKTDFLSVPIEAKASDAGAEAEKLRRAGEVLAGKLSTLKGLLPRQEQEVVEAQLLILESLVSEALELVSQGYSAVYAVRRVYEKYSEMLKQGSELFALRAQDLRDLASRLVALLQGLEGGRAAGGWEVAVGEEVDPIEFLEMTSQGLKGLVTRSGGVTSHVAILARLKGLPYLIASALNLEAVSEGSQAVVDALEGYLILNPSSGELERYERLARQYSQLLEVFASEAGLEALTLDGRRVNVYCNVGNFEELRILDQYGCGGVGLFRVEFAYMARSSPPSEDELYQLFSRSVQLVGGKPLTVRAPDIGGDKPVPFLELPREQNPQLGLRGTRLLFKYRDELLVPLVRALLRASAHGRLRLMLPMVSAVEEVEEFRKIVEEERERLEASGAKTGVLELGVMVETPSSALLAGSLVARGGLSFISFGTNDLTQYVMAADRGNSLVAYLYDELNPAVLRLIAQAVKQVKGKAEVEVCGEMASRPLAVPVLLGLGVESLSVAPQFVGKVKYVVRRLRLEELEESTAELLEGAERASEVREWSRKILEKSGVTFYE; encoded by the coding sequence ATGCGCCTAAAAGGGTTAGTGGCCTCGCCTGGGATAGCCATAGGCAAGGTGAGCGTGCTGAGGAAGACTGACTTTCTGAGCGTTCCAATTGAGGCCAAGGCGTCTGACGCGGGGGCTGAGGCAGAGAAGCTGAGGAGGGCTGGGGAGGTCCTGGCTGGGAAGCTTAGCACGCTGAAGGGGCTACTGCCTAGGCAGGAGCAGGAGGTCGTGGAGGCGCAGCTACTGATCCTCGAGTCCCTGGTGTCCGAGGCGCTGGAGCTGGTCTCGCAGGGGTACTCGGCGGTCTACGCCGTGAGAAGGGTTTACGAGAAGTACAGCGAGATGCTCAAACAGGGTAGCGAGCTCTTCGCGCTTAGGGCCCAGGACCTCCGGGACCTTGCCTCAAGGCTCGTGGCCCTGCTCCAGGGCCTTGAAGGTGGGCGGGCTGCAGGGGGCTGGGAGGTGGCTGTGGGTGAGGAGGTGGACCCGATAGAGTTCCTCGAGATGACTAGCCAAGGGCTTAAAGGGCTTGTGACCAGGAGCGGGGGTGTTACGTCGCACGTGGCTATCCTGGCCCGGCTCAAGGGCCTACCGTACCTCATAGCCAGCGCTCTGAACCTGGAGGCCGTCAGCGAGGGCTCCCAGGCAGTGGTGGACGCGCTTGAAGGCTACCTGATCCTGAACCCTTCGAGCGGGGAGCTGGAGAGGTACGAGAGGCTGGCAAGGCAGTACAGCCAGCTCCTCGAGGTTTTCGCCAGCGAGGCGGGGCTCGAGGCTCTGACCCTTGACGGCCGCAGGGTTAACGTCTACTGCAACGTCGGAAACTTCGAGGAACTGCGGATACTCGACCAGTACGGCTGCGGAGGCGTGGGGCTGTTCAGGGTGGAGTTCGCGTACATGGCCCGCTCGTCCCCGCCCAGCGAGGACGAGCTCTACCAGCTGTTCTCCAGGTCGGTCCAGCTCGTGGGCGGGAAGCCGCTCACCGTGAGGGCGCCGGACATCGGGGGAGACAAGCCCGTCCCGTTCCTGGAGCTCCCGCGGGAGCAGAACCCCCAGCTCGGCTTGAGGGGTACGAGGCTGCTGTTCAAGTACAGGGATGAGCTCCTCGTGCCCCTGGTTAGGGCATTGCTCAGAGCCTCCGCCCACGGCAGGCTCAGGCTCATGCTGCCAATGGTCAGCGCGGTGGAGGAGGTTGAGGAGTTCAGAAAGATCGTCGAGGAGGAGAGGGAGAGGCTCGAGGCTTCCGGCGCGAAGACAGGGGTGCTCGAGCTGGGAGTGATGGTTGAGACCCCGTCGAGCGCGCTCCTCGCTGGGAGCCTGGTTGCGAGAGGGGGTCTGAGCTTCATAAGCTTCGGCACAAACGACCTAACTCAGTACGTGATGGCCGCGGACAGGGGCAACAGCCTCGTAGCGTACCTCTACGACGAGCTCAACCCGGCTGTACTGCGGCTGATAGCACAGGCTGTCAAGCAGGTGAAGGGCAAGGCGGAGGTGGAGGTCTGCGGGGAGATGGCTTCTAGGCCGCTGGCCGTGCCCGTGCTCCTAGGCTTGGGCGTGGAGAGCCTAAGCGTCGCCCCACAGTTCGTGGGGAAGGTGAAGTACGTTGTGAGGAGGCTCAGGCTGGAGGAGCTCGAGGAAAGCACGGCAGAGCTCCTGGAGGGGGCGGAGAGGGCCAGCGAGGTCAGGGAGTGGTCCAGGAAGATCCTCGAGAAAAGCGGGGTAACGTTCTACGAGTAG
- a CDS encoding InlB B-repeat-containing protein: protein MLRSPRVLLALLVAVTLFISNYSTAGDAYTVRFWIAPSYIGASISFAGSTYTSGSSASFPAGTYPVSANVPSGYIFLAWVTRAMVGLGGGVKVTGMRSQSTTATVYGSDDLVAVIVWPVRLRGRVTAYNTKPFAVGPTGRIAFQVKVDEVLQDVSGRFSAGDTVEVWVKTGSSYASAVGVGDYVEVYGYGYDVDLSWVPLSPRRGVLVENADHYVNVLEKAPPSTAPSPSQPATPHVGVRFATGEPAVGVEVYVNGELRGYTDSQGTLQVSVSSNSVAYSKTVVYAAGAVINYEGSCSLSPGGSCTITLVPREGCIIPLTRREVNATAVEGGIAAVQLSWVFAKCSPNSQVLVAAYDANGSRVSVLWDGGDAGYTHSLITRTLNITRPGTYIVKAVYAFPPSAPGEGIIWVITASFLPREGGRVSLRTEPPGVGYVAIGNESLRDGSSIVLRKGRYPLYASAPDGFVFYRWRVSGNATVSEASAANTTLNLAGDAEITAVFAWPLRLRGRVTQLSLNDSGFTMRLTVEEVFTDPSGLAGKGDTVEAVALNLSLVRVEGYGGAGDISVGDAVEVAGTGLWSVKPPGYMVVLGPGSLLSKVSLRPAVSISVGLLQPPLLAASPLGFVPVGQEAYKGGGAVLLPAGSPTVIGVRVLVNGSAGAVGCSSLKFSVFNETLKPIKCELEPGGGLTAYLNVTAYVGNYTLRAIADVNGTEVASDNAVAVIGYVPVARSGRAFSVVRDAYRFASWTQGGGDAKAYLEAALRACPVNSTLFKSLMSYLLAGPDYSLGVASTLAGLFTGSLKVPQEAYILSKAQVEQLVVEHQFKATIKNLAAVAGSRASTPPASLFEEVKRRVDAGTPPIMLVGGHALLVIGYYDAPAARLLVAYDPGKPNSTLVIELSGGAFRVPGLGSLYSGVQLVEPALGEDLCALLGQAREGVVEILRRSVMVGFSNVGRLEASGAGGVIIVEAGAVLQNSINGSAVLSSQSTGALLLPADGNYTLKVAPAGPGARLVVASVAGERIIVANYTLTGSGALTLSKASLGAALVLSSSGAGASGGLVKPTVELYTTRGDRVPAGTIEEGLPDFYIILAPLGLAAAVILSLKLVLYVKVRRSLKSSGPK from the coding sequence ATGTTGAGGAGTCCGCGTGTTCTTTTAGCGCTCCTAGTGGCTGTTACTCTCTTCATCTCCAATTATTCTACCGCTGGAGACGCCTACACTGTGCGCTTCTGGATCGCCCCCTCCTACATCGGAGCCTCGATAAGCTTTGCCGGGAGCACTTACACGAGTGGATCCAGCGCCAGCTTTCCTGCAGGAACGTACCCTGTTAGCGCCAACGTGCCGAGCGGCTACATATTTCTCGCTTGGGTGACGCGGGCCATGGTGGGGCTGGGCGGCGGCGTGAAAGTAACGGGGATGAGGTCCCAGTCGACCACCGCGACTGTGTACGGGAGCGACGACCTGGTGGCCGTGATCGTGTGGCCGGTTAGGCTCAGGGGTAGGGTCACCGCGTACAACACGAAGCCCTTCGCGGTGGGCCCCACGGGTAGGATCGCCTTCCAGGTTAAGGTGGACGAGGTGCTCCAGGACGTCAGCGGCCGCTTCTCGGCGGGCGACACCGTGGAGGTCTGGGTCAAGACAGGTAGCAGCTACGCGTCCGCGGTGGGCGTGGGGGACTACGTGGAGGTGTACGGGTACGGGTACGACGTAGACCTATCGTGGGTTCCCCTCAGCCCCAGGAGGGGTGTGCTCGTCGAGAACGCCGACCACTACGTCAACGTGCTGGAGAAGGCGCCCCCATCCACCGCCCCTAGCCCCAGCCAGCCCGCAACCCCCCACGTTGGTGTCAGGTTCGCCACCGGGGAGCCGGCCGTAGGGGTAGAGGTCTATGTCAACGGCGAGCTGAGGGGCTACACGGACTCTCAGGGTACGCTGCAGGTGAGCGTGAGCAGTAACTCGGTGGCTTACTCCAAGACCGTGGTCTACGCGGCCGGCGCTGTGATAAACTACGAGGGCTCCTGCTCGCTGAGCCCCGGGGGCTCCTGCACGATCACCCTGGTGCCGCGCGAGGGCTGCATAATACCTCTCACGAGACGCGAGGTCAACGCCACGGCCGTTGAAGGCGGGATTGCGGCAGTCCAGCTCAGCTGGGTCTTCGCGAAGTGCTCGCCCAACTCCCAGGTGCTCGTGGCCGCCTACGACGCGAACGGGAGCAGGGTCTCCGTCCTCTGGGACGGCGGGGACGCAGGCTACACGCACTCCCTGATAACGAGGACCCTCAACATAACACGGCCCGGGACCTACATCGTGAAAGCCGTCTACGCCTTCCCGCCCTCTGCCCCAGGGGAGGGCATAATCTGGGTTATCACCGCGAGTTTTCTACCCAGGGAGGGGGGCAGAGTTTCCCTCCGGACCGAGCCCCCAGGCGTAGGCTACGTGGCTATAGGAAACGAGAGCCTGAGGGACGGCAGCTCCATCGTACTCCGGAAGGGCAGGTACCCGCTGTACGCCTCGGCACCCGATGGCTTTGTCTTCTACCGGTGGCGCGTGAGCGGGAACGCGACCGTGAGCGAAGCCTCAGCCGCGAACACCACGCTGAACCTTGCGGGCGATGCCGAGATCACGGCGGTGTTCGCGTGGCCCCTCAGGCTCCGCGGCAGGGTGACGCAGCTGAGCCTCAATGATAGCGGCTTCACGATGCGGCTCACCGTCGAGGAGGTTTTCACGGATCCAAGCGGGCTCGCCGGGAAGGGCGACACCGTTGAAGCAGTTGCTCTCAACCTATCGCTAGTGAGGGTGGAGGGCTACGGCGGCGCAGGGGACATCAGTGTCGGCGACGCTGTCGAAGTCGCGGGGACCGGCCTGTGGAGCGTCAAGCCGCCCGGCTACATGGTGGTGCTTGGGCCTGGTAGCCTGCTCAGTAAGGTGTCGCTGCGCCCCGCCGTTAGCATCAGCGTGGGCCTGCTTCAGCCGCCGTTGCTCGCGGCATCGCCCTTGGGTTTTGTCCCGGTAGGCCAGGAGGCCTACAAGGGTGGAGGGGCTGTGCTGCTGCCAGCCGGCAGCCCGACGGTCATCGGGGTCAGGGTGCTCGTCAACGGGTCAGCAGGTGCGGTCGGTTGCAGCTCCCTCAAGTTCTCCGTGTTCAACGAGACGTTGAAGCCCATCAAGTGCGAGCTCGAGCCCGGCGGAGGGCTGACCGCTTACTTGAACGTCACGGCGTACGTGGGCAACTACACACTGAGGGCCATAGCCGACGTGAACGGGACTGAGGTGGCGAGCGACAACGCCGTGGCCGTGATAGGCTACGTCCCCGTGGCGAGGAGCGGGAGAGCCTTCAGCGTAGTGAGGGATGCTTACCGCTTCGCAAGCTGGACTCAGGGAGGGGGCGACGCTAAAGCCTACCTCGAAGCCGCGCTTAGAGCCTGCCCTGTAAACTCCACCCTGTTTAAGTCCCTGATGAGCTACCTCCTCGCCGGCCCCGACTACAGCCTCGGAGTGGCATCCACACTCGCCGGCCTGTTCACGGGAAGCCTGAAGGTGCCCCAGGAAGCCTACATCCTCTCAAAAGCCCAGGTGGAGCAGCTGGTCGTCGAGCACCAGTTCAAAGCCACGATAAAAAACCTGGCCGCCGTCGCGGGAAGCCGCGCGAGCACCCCTCCGGCCTCGCTCTTCGAGGAGGTGAAGCGCAGGGTGGACGCCGGGACGCCGCCCATCATGCTTGTCGGTGGGCACGCGCTTCTGGTTATAGGTTACTACGACGCTCCCGCTGCCAGGCTACTCGTGGCCTACGACCCCGGCAAACCTAACTCGACGCTGGTGATCGAGCTCTCCGGCGGGGCTTTCAGGGTGCCCGGGCTCGGCTCCCTGTACAGCGGCGTCCAACTGGTGGAGCCCGCCCTTGGCGAGGACCTGTGCGCTCTGCTCGGCCAGGCGAGAGAAGGCGTTGTAGAGATCCTGAGGCGAAGCGTAATGGTAGGCTTCAGCAACGTGGGCAGGCTCGAGGCCTCGGGCGCTGGGGGCGTCATCATCGTGGAGGCAGGTGCCGTGCTGCAGAACAGCATAAACGGGTCTGCGGTGCTCTCATCCCAGTCGACCGGCGCCCTTCTCCTCCCAGCCGACGGCAACTACACGCTGAAGGTTGCGCCCGCCGGGCCGGGAGCGAGGCTCGTGGTGGCGAGCGTTGCCGGTGAGAGGATCATCGTCGCGAACTACACGCTAACCGGTAGCGGCGCGCTGACGCTCTCCAAAGCAAGTCTCGGTGCAGCCCTAGTCCTCTCCTCGAGCGGTGCAGGAGCATCAGGGGGTCTCGTGAAGCCCACCGTGGAGCTCTATACGACGCGCGGCGACAGGGTCCCAGCCGGCACAATCGAGGAAGGTCTACCCGATTTTTACATCATCCTCGCGCCTCTCGGCCTCGCGGCTGCAGTGATACTCTCACTCAAGCTGGTCCTCTACGTAAAGGTGCGGAGGTCCCTAAAAAGCTCGGGGCCTAAGTGA
- the nagA gene encoding N-acetylglucosamine-6-phosphate deacetylase, which translates to MRVVVKGGRVLTPFLDLGEMDVAIESGVIVEVGENLSGDKIIDAAGLTVAPGFIDTHFHGYGGVDFTLASSEDVLRVAGQVAKHGVTGFLASLVAAPHDVLLKASSEVAKAIESQKPGSGSRVLGLHLEGPYLNPNMRGAMDPRFFRQPSIEEFTEYYSASRGHLKQITVAPELPGATELVRRAAGMGVTVSLGHTEATYDQAVKAVLAGASKANHIFNQMRHFHHREPGVAFALLEQPNVFIEMISDLIHLHPSTVRLVARLAGPSRTVLITDAVAATGLPDGEYTLGGLKIVVKGGVSRLADTGALAGSTLTMDRAVKNMVRLGFSLADAVRMASTTPAASIGLGGKLGVVAPGYLGDLVLLDDELRVVKTIVGGVEVYGG; encoded by the coding sequence ATGAGGGTTGTAGTTAAGGGAGGCAGAGTCCTAACCCCATTTCTGGATCTCGGGGAGATGGACGTGGCTATCGAGTCCGGAGTCATTGTTGAGGTCGGCGAGAACCTGTCGGGGGATAAGATCATAGATGCCGCCGGCCTAACCGTCGCTCCGGGCTTCATAGACACGCACTTCCACGGTTATGGCGGCGTGGACTTCACCCTCGCCAGCTCCGAGGACGTTCTCCGAGTCGCCGGTCAGGTGGCGAAGCACGGAGTCACGGGCTTCCTAGCATCCCTCGTAGCGGCCCCCCACGACGTGCTCCTCAAAGCCTCCTCCGAGGTGGCGAAGGCCATTGAGAGCCAGAAGCCCGGCTCAGGCTCCAGGGTGCTCGGGCTACACCTCGAGGGACCCTACCTCAACCCCAATATGAGGGGCGCCATGGACCCGCGCTTCTTCCGGCAGCCATCCATCGAGGAGTTCACGGAGTACTACAGCGCCTCCAGGGGGCACCTCAAGCAGATCACGGTGGCGCCCGAGCTGCCTGGAGCTACAGAGCTCGTAAGGCGCGCCGCCGGGATGGGCGTCACCGTGAGCCTCGGCCACACGGAAGCCACCTACGATCAGGCTGTGAAAGCGGTGCTTGCCGGCGCGTCGAAGGCTAACCACATCTTCAACCAGATGCGGCACTTCCACCACCGCGAGCCGGGTGTAGCCTTCGCCCTGCTCGAGCAGCCGAACGTGTTCATTGAGATGATCTCGGACCTTATACACCTCCACCCCTCGACCGTCAGGCTCGTCGCGAGGCTCGCAGGCCCCTCCAGAACGGTCCTCATCACTGACGCTGTTGCCGCTACAGGCCTGCCCGACGGCGAGTACACCTTAGGGGGGCTGAAGATAGTGGTCAAGGGCGGCGTCTCGAGGCTCGCCGACACGGGGGCGCTCGCGGGGAGCACGCTCACGATGGACAGGGCTGTCAAAAACATGGTAAGGCTCGGCTTCAGCCTCGCCGACGCCGTGAGAATGGCCTCAACAACGCCAGCGGCGAGCATAGGGCTAGGTGGGAAGCTCGGCGTCGTGGCGCCCGGCTACCTCGGGGACCTCGTGCTTCTCGACGATGAGCTCCGCGTAGTCAAGACCATCGTTGGGGGAGTGGAGGTATACGGTGGCTGA